Proteins encoded together in one Ipomoea triloba cultivar NCNSP0323 chromosome 4, ASM357664v1 window:
- the LOC116017404 gene encoding L-ascorbate oxidase homolog → MEGACLKKKAMVFLLWLFAVALVVQAEDPYVFFDWKVTYGKLSPLGVAKDAILINGKLPGPTINSTSNNNIVINVFNELDEPLLFHWNGIQQRKNSWQDGMPGTMCPIMPGTNYTYHYQVKDQIGTHFYFPSTDLHRSAGGYGALTVHSRELIPVPFDWPADELYIFLSDWYNKGHKELKKTLDDGQTIARPNGLVINAKHGEVGDKMEPLATFEAGKTYRFRVCNVGMRTSINFRFQGHNMVLVEMEGSHTVQNDYDSLDLHTGQCLSVLVTADQEPKDYYLVATSRFFKQQLSTVALISYANGKGAAAAELPPPPPDNTEGIAWSINQFRSFRWNLTASAARPNPQGSYHYGQIEITRTLKLVNTKGEEGGKLRFAINGVSHKDPDTPLKLIEYFEMTDKVFKYDLMPDEPAGDASKITVAPNVKNATFRNFVEIIFENHEKVIQSYHINGYSFFAVAIEPGKWSPEKRKNYNLVDAISRHNIQVYPNSWAAVMTTLDNAGLWNVRSEMWERFYLGQQFYFSVLSPARSLRDEYNIPDNQLLCGAVKGKPMPKPYTI, encoded by the coding sequence ACGGTAAATTGCCGGGCCCCACGATCAACAGCACATCCAACAACAACATTGTTATTAATGTGTTTAATGAATTGGATGAGCCGTTGTTGTTCCATTGGAACGGTATTCAGCAAAGGAAGAACTCGTGGCAAGATGGGATGCCGGGAACCATGTGTCCCATCATGCCCGGTACAAACTATACGTATCATTACCAGGTGAAGGATCAGATCGGCACCCACTTCTACTTCCCCAGCACCGACCTCCACCGCTCTGCCGGCGGATACGGCGCCCTCACTGTCCACAGCCGTGAACTCATCCCCGTCCCCTTCGATTGGCCCGCCGACGAGTTATATATCTTCCTCAGCGACTGGTACAACAAGGGCCACAAGGAACTCAAGAAAACCCTTGATGACGGCCAGACCATTGCCAGGCCGAACGGGCTGGTCATCAACGCCAAGCACGGCGAGGTTGGAGACAAGATGGAGCCACTTGCGACCTTTGAGGCTGGGAAGACCTACAGGTTCAGGGTTTGCAATGTGGGGATGAGGACCTCCATCAATTTCAGGTTCCAAGGTCACAATATGGTTCTAGTGGAAATGGAGGGCTCTCACACCGTGCAGAATGATTACGATTCCCTTGATCTCCATACCGGACAGTGCCTCTCGGTTTTGGTCACAGCCGATCAAGAACCAAAGGATTACTACTTGGTGGCTACCAGCAGGTTCTTCAAGCAACAGCTCTCCACCGTGGCTCTCATCAGCTACGCCAACGGCAAAGGCGCCGCCGCAGCTGAATTGCCCCCACCTCCACCTGATAACACCGAAGGTATTGCCTGGTCTATTAATCAGTTCCGATCTTTCAGGTGGAACTTGACTGCCAGCGCCGCCCGCCCCAACCCTCAGGGCTCCTACCACTACGGCCAAATCGAAATCACCCGCACATTGAAGCTGGTTAACACCAAGGGCGAGGAGGGAGGCAAGCTCCGATTCGCAATCAACGGCGTGTCCCACAAGGACCCCGACACCCCACTCAAGCTCATCGAATACTTCGAAATGACCGACAAGGTGTTCAAGTACGACCTTATGCCGGACGAACCAGCAGGCGACGCCAGCAAGATTACCGTTGCCCCCAACGTGAAGAACGCCACCTTCCGCAACTTCGTCGAGATCATCTTCGAGAACCACGAGAAGGTAATCCAGTCATACCACATCAACGGCTACTCGTTCTTCGCGGTGGCCATCGAGCCAGGGAAATGGAGTCCCGAGAAGAGAAAGAACTACAACTTGGTGGACGCAATAAGCAGACACAACATCCAGGTGTACCCCAACTCCTGGGCTGCAGTGATGACCACCCTTGACAATGCGGGATTGTGGAATGTGAGGTCAGAAATGTGGGAGAGATTCTACTTGGGACAACAATTCTACTTCAGTGTCCTCTCCCCGGCTCGGTCATTGAGAGACGAATACAACATTCCCGACAATCAGCTCCTGTGCGGTGCAGTCAAGGGCAAGCCCATGCCAAAGCCATACACCATCTAA